The sequence below is a genomic window from Pseudomonadota bacterium.
TTATAGGCATCATGGTCAACATGCTTTTTGCTCTTGGGATTGTGGGTTTCATATGTGCCTATATCCTGAGGAAGATCAAGAAAAACAGTTCAGAGGGCGTGATGATACATTTCCTGTATTGGCATGGATTCATACCATTGAGAAATTGCCCGAAAAGTTACATCAGAGAATTGTCAGAATAGGCTGATTGAAAATTGTTGTGGGTTTTATTGGCTTCCTACATGTAAGATATGAAAATGTTTCACTGCCTATTCGTAACAACTTACACCACCAAAAAAAATGAAATACAAGGCGGCACCTCCCGCCTATGCATATTATTTTGATAAAGAGGGTTGAATTTAGCTTAAGTTTTAAAAATATTGTCCGATAATCACAATAGGTGGTGGTATGACAATATCTGATTTCCAGATTAGCACCGTTATAAAAAGTTACACAATGAGTTTGAGGGCTAAAGCAAAGGTTGCCGAAAAAGAGCAGGCGAATGGCAGCATTGTGCACGAGGATCAGGTAACGATATCAGAAGTCGCAAGAAGAATGTTGTTTGAAAGAATAGGGGAGCAGATGT
It includes:
- the traL gene encoding type IV conjugative transfer system protein TraL; the encoded protein is MVMINRNIDDPMTFFFWEVDEIVVISATVFIGIMVNMLFALGIVGFICAYILRKIKKNSSEGVMIHFLYWHGFIPLRNCPKSYIRELSE